A single Gammaproteobacteria bacterium DNA region contains:
- a CDS encoding YifB family Mg chelatase-like AAA ATPase → MSLATVFSRAQAGIDAPLVTVEVHLSNGLPSLSIVGLPEAAVKESKDRVRGALINAQFDFPARRITINLGPADLPKEGGRFDLPIALGILAASGQLPTETLSRYEFMGELALSGELRPLRGVLPAAIHTRAAGRTLVVPRDNAAEASLVKGGEVLAAGHLLEVCAHLNAVERLSPVVHLPQTPTHDLQDDLIEVRGQHHAKRALEVAAAGGHSLLMVGPPGTGKTMLASRLPGILPAMSEDEALEAAAVASISERGFSVEQWQRRPFRAPHHTASGVALVGGGSNPRPGEISLADHGVLFLDELPEFDRRVLEVLREPLESGRIIISRAARQAEFPARFQLVAAMNPCPCGYLGHSNGRCHCTGEQVQRYRSRVSGPLMDRIDMHVEVPCVPQAVLRAAPGEQGEDSAAVRRRVERARGHQTARSGKPNAVLKNREVQQHCRISDADSRLLEQAIDRLGLSARAYHRILKVARTVADLAGADAIGTAHLTEAIAYRRLDRAVQ, encoded by the coding sequence ATGTCACTCGCAACGGTTTTCAGTCGGGCCCAGGCGGGCATTGATGCCCCCCTGGTGACCGTCGAGGTGCATCTCTCCAATGGCCTGCCCAGCCTGTCCATCGTCGGCCTGCCCGAGGCGGCGGTGAAGGAGAGCAAGGACCGGGTGCGCGGCGCCCTGATCAATGCGCAGTTCGATTTTCCCGCGCGGCGTATCACCATCAATCTGGGCCCCGCCGATCTGCCCAAGGAGGGCGGGCGTTTTGACCTGCCCATCGCTCTGGGCATCCTCGCCGCCTCCGGGCAACTGCCGACCGAAACCCTGTCGCGTTACGAATTCATGGGCGAGCTGGCCCTGAGTGGGGAGCTACGCCCCCTGCGCGGGGTGCTGCCCGCCGCCATCCACACCCGCGCCGCCGGGCGCACCCTGGTAGTGCCACGGGACAATGCGGCGGAGGCCAGTCTGGTGAAGGGGGGGGAGGTGCTGGCGGCCGGGCACCTGCTCGAGGTGTGCGCCCACCTCAACGCCGTGGAGCGGCTCAGTCCCGTCGTCCACCTGCCGCAAACACCGACCCACGACCTGCAGGACGACCTCATCGAGGTGCGCGGCCAGCACCACGCCAAACGCGCCCTGGAGGTGGCCGCCGCGGGGGGCCACAGCCTGCTGATGGTGGGGCCGCCCGGCACCGGCAAAACCATGCTCGCCAGTCGCCTGCCCGGCATCCTGCCGGCCATGAGCGAAGACGAGGCCCTGGAGGCCGCCGCCGTGGCCTCGATCAGTGAGCGCGGCTTCAGTGTTGAACAGTGGCAGCGGCGACCCTTTCGCGCGCCGCACCATACCGCCTCCGGCGTGGCCCTGGTGGGCGGCGGCAGCAATCCACGTCCGGGGGAGATTTCGCTGGCCGATCACGGGGTGCTGTTTCTCGATGAGCTGCCGGAGTTTGATCGACGGGTGCTGGAGGTATTGCGGGAGCCGCTGGAGTCCGGGCGCATCATCATCTCCCGCGCCGCCCGACAGGCCGAATTCCCGGCGCGGTTTCAGCTGGTGGCGGCGATGAACCCCTGTCCCTGCGGCTATCTGGGGCACAGCAACGGCCGCTGTCATTGCACCGGCGAGCAGGTGCAGCGCTACCGCTCCCGGGTCTCGGGGCCCTTGATGGACCGTATCGACATGCACGTGGAGGTGCCCTGCGTGCCGCAGGCGGTATTGCGGGCCGCGCCGGGTGAACAGGGCGAAGATTCCGCTGCGGTGCGCCGGCGTGTGGAACGGGCGCGGGGCCATCAAACCGCCCGCAGCGGCAAGCCCAATGCGGTGCTGAAGAATCGGGAGGTGCAGCAGCACTGCCGCATCAGTGACGCCGATAGCCGGCTGCTGGAGCAGGCCATCGACCGGCTGGGGCTCTCCGCCCGGGCCTATCACCGCATCCTCAAGGTGGCCCGCACCGTGGCCGACCTCGCCGGTGCAGACGCCATCGGCACCGCGCATCTCACCGAGGCCATCGCCTATCGTCGACTGGATCGCGCCGTACAGTAG
- a CDS encoding accessory factor UbiK family protein, giving the protein MFENRLDAKKLDELARGVLDRLPSGFQTLQHDMEKNLRAALQGALGKLDLVTREEFEVQSAVLQRSREKLEALEARVTELEARLK; this is encoded by the coding sequence GTGTTTGAAAACAGATTGGATGCCAAAAAACTCGATGAGCTGGCCCGGGGGGTGCTGGACAGACTGCCCAGCGGTTTTCAGACCCTGCAGCACGATATGGAAAAAAACCTGCGGGCGGCCCTGCAGGGTGCGCTGGGGAAGCTGGATCTGGTGACCCGCGAGGAGTTCGAGGTGCAGAGCGCGGTGCTGCAGCGTAGCCGCGAAAAACTGGAGGCGCTGGAGGCCCGGGTCACCGAGCTGGAGGCACGCCTGAAATAG